GGCCGAAGAGGTTCGGCCCAAGCACTGCCCCGATGGTGGTGGACCAGACAACGATCGAGAGGTCCCGCGCCCTGGTGCCGGGCCGGGCAAGGTCAGTGGCGGCGAACCTTGCCTGCAGGTTGACCGCGGATCCCGCTCCGAGCAGCATCAAACCGAGCAGCAGCAGGGGAAAGACCGACACCGAAGCTGACGTGATGGCAATGACGGCCCCGGCTCCTGCGATGAGCGCCCCGGTGGACAGTGACCGCCGCCGTCCCGGGCGACTGCGAGCCGGGCAAGAGGCACGGCAGCGACGGCTGCCCCGAGGGTACTCATGGTGGCGGCCATGCCCGACCACGCTGGTGATCCGGAAAGCTGTGCCGCGAGCAGGGAGCCCAGGGACAAGGTGGCGCCCATCCCGATGCCGCCGAGGATCTGGCCGCTGACCAGGACGGAGACTACCTTGCGTTGTCCCGGGACGCCTACGGCGTGTCCGGCGAGGGATGCGGGGGACCGTGGTCCAGTGGACACGGGAGGTGTTGCCATTCTGACAGTATCTCAGATACCCCGAGGGGTATGCAAGCCTTCCGCGGGGCTTGGCAAGCGATACCCCCTGGGGTATTATTGGGTTGTATAGCCAACTTACCTTAGGAGTCAGAATGTGCAGTCCCGTCAGTTGCAACAAATGTGGAAAGATCACCTGGGCCGGCTGCGGTGAGCACGTCGAGTCGGTAATGGCCGACGTCCCGACGGAACAGCGTTGCACCTGCGCCTGACCCAGCTGCCCCAGGCCTGCCCGGCAACGCGTCCCCGGACTCCGGGGGCGCGTTGCTGAAACCTCGACCTGTGCCGGACGCAGCCATGGCCCTGGATGCGTCCGGTCGGTCCCGAGGGTGCAACCGAAGGCCAGGCGGCAATCCGCAGGGTCTGCTGTCAGCGTTTTGGTCCTGTCAGCATGATCCACAAGTCTCGTGGGGCGTGCCGGTCGGCTGGCTTGCCGGGCGTGAGATTGTTCCTTCGGCGCGCCGAGCGTTGCTGTGCATGGAGCTGCCGCCCTTAATGGCGTGGATGACGCGCGCTTTCCCGGCCGCGTCGGGCTCCACCCTAGGGGTTTTCGTTTGGGTGTCCGGGGTCGCCGGCGAAGGCCACCGAGATCTCGGGGGCTGTTGTCAGTGAGTTGTGCACGGTGCAGTGGGAGGCGACGGCGAGGAGAGCCTCGCGGCGTTCGGCGGGCACGCCGGCGGGGATGGTGAGGTGCACATCGATCCGGGCGACGCGTGCAGGGCGTGAGCCCATCTGGAAGTCCGCGTCCACGGCCAGGCCTTCGGTGGGCAGGTTGTGCCGGTCCAGGTAGCGGCGGGCGTAGAACGCGACGCAGCCTGCGAGGCTCGCAATGAACAGCTCCGTGGGGGTGGGG
This genomic window from Arthrobacter sp. 24S4-2 contains:
- a CDS encoding OsmC family protein; translated protein: MSSEPVITAPGSTKPAADLTSGDRQPVRVVHRGGDRFDINVRGHVIRTDQPAGDGGEDTGPTPTELFIASLAGCVAFYARRYLDRHNLPTEGLAVDADFQMGSRPARVARIDVHLTIPAGVPAERREALLAVASHCTVHNSLTTAPEISVAFAGDPGHPNENP